Proteins from one Thermobifida alba genomic window:
- a CDS encoding HpcH/HpaI aldolase/citrate lyase family protein translates to MQPYRSVLFVPGHRPAWVAKALASGADAIVLDLEDSVPQAEKAAARATVAESIRRVRADNPDVGLFVRVNPLNTKMTGADLEEVVVPGLTGIFAPKVEQATDVLRYDALLDHFEARNGVSGLEYIIPVETVRAIHSCLEVATASPRVGAMIGPTAEHADIARAVGYEWTLEGTETLYHRSRILLACREAGIHALTGLWEDLENLDGLREFARRGRQLGFRGMIAIHPSHVAVINDVFTPSDADVAFYRGLVEAYEKAAAEGIGALRYRGVHIDKAHYDKALEWLERAERLRARDATNGEEAK, encoded by the coding sequence ATGCAGCCGTACCGTTCCGTCCTCTTCGTCCCCGGCCACCGCCCCGCGTGGGTGGCCAAGGCGCTGGCCTCCGGAGCCGACGCGATCGTGCTGGACCTGGAGGACTCGGTGCCCCAGGCGGAGAAGGCCGCCGCCCGGGCCACGGTCGCCGAGTCCATCCGGCGGGTGCGCGCCGACAACCCCGACGTGGGCCTGTTCGTCCGGGTCAACCCGCTCAATACCAAGATGACCGGGGCGGACCTGGAGGAGGTCGTGGTCCCCGGGCTGACCGGCATCTTCGCGCCCAAGGTGGAGCAGGCCACCGACGTGCTGCGCTACGACGCGCTGCTGGACCACTTCGAGGCCCGCAACGGCGTCAGCGGACTGGAGTACATCATCCCGGTGGAGACGGTGCGGGCCATCCACTCCTGCCTGGAGGTGGCCACCGCCTCCCCCCGGGTGGGCGCCATGATCGGCCCGACCGCCGAGCACGCCGACATCGCCCGGGCCGTCGGGTACGAGTGGACGCTGGAGGGCACCGAGACGCTCTACCACCGCAGCCGCATCCTGCTCGCCTGCCGCGAGGCCGGCATCCACGCCCTCACCGGGCTCTGGGAGGACCTGGAGAACCTCGACGGCCTGCGCGAGTTCGCGCGGCGGGGCCGCCAGCTCGGCTTCCGGGGCATGATCGCGATCCATCCCAGCCACGTCGCGGTCATCAACGACGTGTTCACCCCCTCCGACGCCGACGTCGCCTTCTACCGGGGCCTGGTCGAGGCCTACGAGAAGGCCGCCGCGGAGGGGATCGGAGCGCTGCGCTACCGGGGCGTGCACATCGACAAGGCCCACTACGACAAGGCACTGGAGTGGCTGGAGCGTGCCGAGCGCCTGCGGGCACGCGACGCGACGAACGGGGAGGAAGCGAAATGA
- a CDS encoding CaiB/BaiF CoA transferase family protein: MTDNRAGAGGPLAGVRVLELGSMYAAPTAGRMLRDFGAQVIKVEDPVAGDYARQWVPQKDGLSLGFSRLNSGKRSVGVDLRKPEGQQLVRRLAAEVDVVVESFRPGRLEEWGLGYDALSEHNPGLVLTRVSGFGQTGPYRERPGFGTVAETACGFAHINGWPDTPPTAPPFGFADSIAGISAALGTAMALFRRERTGQGDVVDVALYEPLMFIIGDLVLRYTGLGEIQSRIGNDTGAASPRGIYQAADGKYLAIAASSQTIAARLFAAMGQPDLIKDPRFATNAARLANNELVQKQVADWVGSLPRDQVLAVLEEHEVVSSPVNDASDIVADPHFLERTLVPITGNETLKSVLMPGPVLHMASYSGPEYRGVPSVGEHTHAVLAEEFRFSETELTQLADSGVISAPADR; this comes from the coding sequence ATGACGGACAACAGGGCCGGAGCGGGCGGTCCTCTCGCGGGGGTGCGGGTCCTCGAACTCGGCTCGATGTACGCCGCCCCCACCGCGGGACGGATGCTGCGGGACTTCGGCGCCCAGGTCATCAAGGTGGAGGACCCGGTCGCCGGGGACTACGCCCGGCAGTGGGTTCCGCAGAAGGACGGACTGTCGCTGGGCTTCTCCCGGCTCAACTCCGGCAAGCGCTCGGTCGGCGTCGACCTGCGCAAGCCGGAGGGCCAGCAGCTCGTCCGGCGGCTGGCCGCCGAGGTGGACGTCGTGGTCGAGTCCTTCCGGCCGGGACGGCTGGAGGAGTGGGGACTGGGCTACGACGCGCTCAGCGAGCACAACCCCGGTCTGGTGCTGACCCGGGTCTCCGGGTTCGGACAGACCGGCCCCTACCGCGAGCGGCCCGGGTTCGGCACCGTGGCCGAGACGGCCTGCGGGTTCGCCCACATCAACGGGTGGCCGGACACCCCGCCGACCGCGCCGCCGTTCGGTTTCGCGGACTCCATCGCCGGGATCTCGGCGGCCCTGGGCACGGCCATGGCGCTGTTCCGCCGGGAGCGCACCGGCCAGGGAGACGTGGTCGACGTGGCGCTGTACGAGCCGCTGATGTTCATCATCGGCGACCTGGTCCTGCGCTACACCGGGCTGGGCGAGATCCAGAGCCGCATCGGCAACGACACCGGAGCGGCCTCGCCCCGCGGCATCTACCAGGCGGCCGACGGCAAGTACCTGGCCATCGCCGCCTCCAGCCAGACGATCGCGGCGCGGCTGTTCGCGGCCATGGGGCAGCCCGACCTCATCAAGGACCCGCGGTTCGCGACCAACGCGGCCCGGCTCGCCAACAACGAGCTGGTGCAGAAGCAGGTCGCCGACTGGGTCGGCTCCCTCCCGCGCGACCAGGTGCTGGCCGTGCTGGAGGAGCACGAGGTGGTCAGCTCCCCGGTCAACGACGCCAGCGACATCGTGGCCGATCCGCACTTCCTGGAGCGCACCCTGGTGCCGATCACCGGCAACGAGACGCTCAAGTCGGTGCTGATGCCCGGTCCGGTGCTGCACATGGCCAGCTACTCGGGACCGGAGTACCGCGGGGTGCCCTCGGTCGGCGAGCACACCCACGCGGTGCTGGCCGAGGAGTTCCGGTTCTCCGAGACGGAGTTGACACAACTGGCCGACAGCGGCGTCATCAGCGCTCCCGCGGACCGGTGA
- a CDS encoding aldehyde dehydrogenase family protein, which produces MSLSAERIAALRDYVPRERNLTIGGRAVEPAGERWDVYNPATEEVLATVGGATTEQVDEAIRAARAAFGTWSAMSGEERCAAMNSLADLLEERWEELLASIVNEVGTPVSLAEFLQVKMGIGHLRWFAEAAKKDRTVHLGPYDVPVPTKSDVDHYPVGVVAAITGYNYPLNLAGFKYGAALAAGCTVVLLPSPRTPLTTLLLGELVRESNLPDGVINVVTGGADIGQYLSSHPGVDKVSFTGSDAVGAKIMAQAATNLNDVVLELGGKSANIVLPGCDVESFSVDMHLRWSRNAGQGCAALARLLVHEDLYDRFLESGAEAFNQMKVGDPWDPATNIGPLIRPDHRDRVNGFITEALEQGGKALLQVDTPLPEKGWYVNPVLLGNLPHSARAVQEEIFGPVAVVLPFKDTDEAIRLANDTAYGLAANVWAPDLAEGRRVAEQLRAGTVWINGGGAMRPDAPFGGSGRSGVGRELGEWGIREFLEPRHIQWAV; this is translated from the coding sequence ATGAGCCTCAGCGCCGAACGGATCGCGGCCCTGCGCGACTACGTCCCCCGGGAGCGGAACCTGACCATCGGCGGCCGGGCCGTCGAGCCCGCCGGTGAGCGGTGGGACGTCTACAACCCCGCCACCGAGGAGGTCCTCGCCACGGTCGGCGGAGCCACCACCGAGCAGGTCGACGAGGCCATCCGGGCGGCCCGCGCCGCCTTCGGCACCTGGTCGGCGATGTCGGGCGAGGAGCGGTGCGCCGCCATGAACAGCCTCGCCGACCTGCTGGAGGAACGCTGGGAGGAGCTGCTGGCCTCCATCGTCAACGAGGTGGGCACCCCCGTCTCCCTCGCCGAGTTCCTCCAGGTGAAGATGGGCATCGGCCACCTGCGCTGGTTCGCCGAGGCGGCCAAGAAGGACCGCACCGTCCACCTGGGCCCCTACGACGTCCCGGTGCCCACGAAGAGCGACGTCGACCACTACCCGGTGGGCGTGGTCGCCGCGATCACCGGCTACAACTACCCGCTCAACCTGGCGGGCTTCAAGTACGGCGCGGCGCTGGCCGCGGGCTGCACCGTGGTGCTGCTGCCCTCGCCCCGCACCCCGCTGACCACCCTGCTGCTGGGCGAGCTGGTCCGCGAGTCGAACCTGCCCGACGGCGTGATCAACGTCGTCACCGGCGGCGCCGACATCGGCCAGTACCTCTCCTCCCACCCCGGCGTGGACAAGGTGTCCTTCACCGGCTCCGACGCGGTGGGCGCCAAGATCATGGCGCAGGCGGCGACCAACCTCAACGACGTCGTCCTGGAGCTGGGCGGCAAGTCCGCCAACATCGTGCTGCCCGGCTGCGACGTCGAGTCCTTCTCGGTCGACATGCACCTGCGCTGGTCCCGCAACGCCGGCCAGGGCTGCGCGGCGCTGGCCCGGCTGCTCGTCCACGAGGACCTCTACGACCGCTTCCTGGAGTCGGGGGCCGAGGCCTTCAACCAGATGAAGGTGGGCGACCCGTGGGACCCGGCCACCAACATCGGTCCGCTGATCCGCCCCGACCACCGCGACCGCGTCAACGGGTTCATCACCGAGGCGCTGGAGCAGGGCGGCAAGGCGCTGCTCCAGGTGGACACCCCGCTGCCGGAGAAGGGCTGGTACGTCAACCCCGTGCTGCTGGGCAACCTGCCGCACAGCGCCCGCGCGGTGCAGGAGGAGATCTTCGGCCCGGTCGCGGTCGTCCTGCCCTTCAAGGACACCGACGAGGCGATCCGCCTGGCCAACGATACCGCCTACGGGCTGGCCGCCAACGTGTGGGCGCCCGACCTGGCGGAGGGCCGCCGCGTCGCCGAGCAGCTGCGCGCCGGCACGGTGTGGATCAACGGCGGCGGCGCGATGCGCCCCGACGCTCCCTTCGGCGGCTCGGGTCGCTCCGGTGTCGGCAGGGAGCTGGGCGAGTGGGGGATCCGGGAGTTCCTGGAGCCCCGCCACATCCAGTGGGCCGTCTGA
- a CDS encoding MaoC family dehydratase: MTMRGLYFEEFEVGKVYKHPFTRTVTEMDNIMFTSLTMNLQPLHLDEEFAKTTIHGRRVFNSLFTLALIGAFHVPELTMGTTLGNLGYDEVKFPHPVFHGDTLRAETTILDKRESKSRTDSGIVWFEHRGYNQDDVLVCLCRRVGLMLKKPADADSNEKES; the protein is encoded by the coding sequence ATGACGATGCGAGGGCTGTACTTCGAGGAGTTCGAGGTGGGCAAGGTGTACAAGCACCCGTTCACCCGGACCGTCACCGAGATGGACAACATCATGTTCACCTCGCTGACGATGAACCTGCAGCCGCTGCACCTGGACGAGGAGTTCGCCAAGACCACCATCCACGGCCGCCGCGTCTTCAACAGCCTGTTCACCCTGGCGCTCATCGGCGCGTTCCACGTCCCCGAGCTGACCATGGGCACCACCCTGGGCAACCTCGGCTACGACGAGGTCAAGTTCCCCCACCCGGTCTTCCACGGCGACACCCTGCGCGCCGAGACCACCATCCTCGACAAACGCGAGTCCAAGAGCCGCACCGACTCCGGGATCGTCTGGTTCGAGCACCGCGGCTACAACCAGGACGACGTCCTGGTCTGCCTGTGCCGCCGGGTGGGACTCATGCTCAAGAAGCCTGCCGACGCCGACAGCAACGAGAAGGAGTCCTGA